GTCGTGCGCGACACGGTCTGGCGAGCGGATGCTTCGGTCATGCCCCGATGCTCGCGGGAACGGGCGCGTGCGACATCGGGCGATCGGCTCGACCTGCCTCGTCCCTTCGGCCGATGCGGCGCGCCCCGCGACATCCGCTCGGAGCACGGGAGAGAACGAGAGGATGGCTGACATGGATGCCTCGCTCCCATCTCTTCCCGCCCTCACCGAGATGCCCGCGCCGCAGTACGTGATGTCGGGCGACGGCATCCGCATCGCCACCTACTCATGGGGAGACGAGGACGCCCCGACGGTGCTCTGCGTGCACGGCTTCGCCTCGAGCTGCCGCGACAACTGGGTCAGCACGGGGTGGGTACGCGACCTCACGCGCGCCGGATACCGGGTGCTCGGCATCGACCAGCGCGGCCACGGTGCGAGCGACAAGCCGCACGAGGCATCCGCCTACGGCATGGACGCCTTCGTCGACGACATCACGACCGTGCTCGACACCTACCTGCTCGACGTCGTCTTCTACGCCGGCTACTCGCTCGGCGCACGCGTCGGCTGGCAGGTCGCCGTGCAGGTGCCCGACCACGTCGAGCGCGCAGTGCTCGGCGGCATCCCCGATGGGCGGCCGCTCGCGCGGCTGCAGATCGAGCAGGCGCGCGCCTTCGCCGAGCACGGCACCCCGGTCGAGGACCAGGTCACCCGCAACTACGTG
The sequence above is a segment of the Agromyces hippuratus genome. Coding sequences within it:
- a CDS encoding alpha/beta fold hydrolase translates to MDASLPSLPALTEMPAPQYVMSGDGIRIATYSWGDEDAPTVLCVHGFASSCRDNWVSTGWVRDLTRAGYRVLGIDQRGHGASDKPHEASAYGMDAFVDDITTVLDTYLLDVVFYAGYSLGARVGWQVAVQVPDHVERAVLGGIPDGRPLARLQIEQARAFAEHGTPVEDQVTRNYVTLAERVAGNDLRALVALAEGMRLGDADPDVAHPPLQPILFATGSEDAILAQSKLLARATPNGTFVELPARHHFNAPGSRVFREAAVEFFGA